A stretch of the Malus domestica chromosome 08, GDT2T_hap1 genome encodes the following:
- the LOC103440756 gene encoding CST complex subunit CTC1 produces MENVRILTVAELLARGRPLTATSSISPNSNQKSKLPTRSVPTHSNPSPNPNPSPKFLTPLDHFAVIVGTLALPATTAASDSRCSYNTCFQFSDGSAASICCDILDFDARIIGKKINVLAWNFIPLKRSGGFLEIIRWSFQDSNGGLRPCSSNFMYVPLALGSSTGHGDGSRARHGIFGALDSVSPLSNVPWTAGENNSNTNKALDSSHSSNFRGFLLQFMVCECKFCSSKDSVLALKDSVRGKDTHSFTKPVFVYCSGSASCWHPVFTKLVGNVVAFSGLKKKVVFIGRKESKLMYVTTETSALHLLRLSKNWLPKCAAVTKGKGECGTYRGLVKGVYMHGMVVELDNEVWLLLTDQLLTPPHSLRAGALVTVRNAHFVNPRFSWTRMLILGACFKTSVIVESFSPLETGCHVLLHSQSSLEKFVESLAFSARLWVLLVATCFRKKFAGILSEKEILGTKYKEGLVQTYASSHFPSSMHKTRHGVFTELCNHDSCVCSCEPYIGNLNLVVPLSIFICRCEALWMKAVQLESNCGNLHDNKKYSLQFCEGTSHVQSVRKIFSSEDLGVTLIGSLKTSPSSGRLQLVDATGSIDVLVPDLPSTQDASRIYKVVDYSLVIEGMPRSEDCTGLLDSDLFSCRNIFHLIPLTRKMNLTVYVYFCLRNSMCRNLPFYPCTGLGEDLKRLESETFDLLLVTHKFPVLQKFSGDLVIANPSSMFVEAIILPWKLLFSGSDQISYPTKVLGDDPKNSMEPSPKRRKVDHSSSRGSSSSIIGTSSEPTRELSSCSIYMESSEKQRYCDLSSRKISCSAMISGVNSHSLGSVILHCTSAKSSNGSFSRQSGQKVLLEFTSESFYKYQLLQIGCYYMAKHDGEDSFCNLRDSSFSSSDYIHIPSKTHLWSLLFTPDENCQNSSSKNLPLDNSLINDEVSEERDEVLLQMSPGNVSDISLCLPENAIGFGEVILTELEEGLIKPVVTREEVLMTPPLLSLDLNCLFPQGNLSSLCGQVVAVHSVEENSVDSFLNYQNIGDPLQLRLLQRDTSSCIHVLVDHQIVRLSGSWSKHSFPVGFGPGVDATFHRVLELRGQNRWMLTSASFIVINSIRAVCFNKNSVRVVNESCSDKRSGPASYVQNDRPLDIVSSGLISELVQCLDSKPMQFHCRVVAIHIVVLERKIRNANDQPTDHFRPYLVNIPLAGFVLDDGSSPCCCWANSERAATLLRLYEEFPVSAFDTSGWTFKWMRKNNNASSATVYHLDRILKNHDRITVKNFGSMFESSYQDLTVSVSSENALSSYDENLLKFIIFHACFSKIWTIVGRMMDSNAIERLKTANVLETEASVHSMQHVWAREVHYTSPLTEARNVLQQLLDG; encoded by the exons ATGGAAAATGTGAGAATTCTCACAGTCGCAGAGCTACTCGCGCGCGGCCGTCCCCTCACCGCCACGTCCTCCATCTCTCCCAACTCGAACCAAAAGTCAAAGCTCCCCACGCGCTCCGTTCCCACCCACTCAAACCCTAGCCCCAATCCCAACCCTAGCCCTAAGTTTCTCACTCCTCTCGACCACTTCGCCGTCATCGTCGGAACCCTAGCCCTCCCCGCTACCACCGCTGCATCCGATTCTCGGTGCTCCTACAACACTTGCTTCCAATTCTCCGACGGCTCCGCCGCTTCCATCTGCTGCGATATTCTCGATTTTGACGCTCGGATTATCGGGAAGAAAATCAATGTTCTCGCTTGGAATTTCATTCCCTTGAAACGCAGCGGCGGGTTCTTGGAGATTATCAGATGGAGCTTTCAAGATTCCAATGGCGGACTACGTCCCTGCAGTTCGAATTTTATGTATGTTCCTCTGGCTCTAGGCTCTTCGACTGGCCACGGAGATGGATCCAGAGCTCGGCATGGTATATTCGGCGCATTGGATTCGGTTAGCCCTTTGTCCAATGTTCCGTGGACAGCCGGTGAGAACAATTCGAACACCAATAAGGCTTTGGATTCGAGCCATTCCTCGAATTTCCGAGGCTTTTTACTCCAATTTATGGTCTGTGAGTGTAAATTTTGTAGTTCAAAGGATTCAGTTCTGGCCCTGAAGGATTCAGTTCGAGGGAAAGATACACATTCTTTTACCAAACCAGTGTTTGTATATTGTTCCGGTTCTGCTTCATGTTGGCATCCTGTATTTACGAAACTTGTAGGAAATGTTGTTGCTTTTTCGGGCTTGAAAAAGAAGGTGGTTTTTATAGGAAGGAAAGAGTCTAAACTAATGTATGTAACTACGGAAACTTCTGCATTGCATCTGCTTAGATTGTCCAAAAACTGGTTGCCGAAATGTGCAGCTGTTACAAAAGGAAAAGGTGAATGTGGCACGTATAGAGGGCTAGTCAAAGGGGTGTATATGCACGGGATGGTTGTCGAGCTGGACAATGAGGTGTGGCTTTTATTAACTGATCAACTGCTTACTCCACCACATAGTCTAAGGGCGGGTGCTCTC GTTACTGTGAGAAATGCCCATTTTGTGAATCCCAGATTTTCTTGGACAAGAATGCTTATACTTGGTGCTTGCTTTAAGACTAGTGTTATTGTGGAATCTTTCTCTCCATTGGAAACTGG GTGTCATGTACTTTTACATTCACAGAGTTCGTTGGAGAAGTTCGTTGAGTCCTTAGCATTTTCTGCCAGATTATG GGTATTGCTTGTTGCCACATGTTTCCGGAAAAAGTTTGCTGGTATCTTATCTGAAAAGGAGATTTTGGGAACAAAATAT AAGGAAGGGTTGGTTCAGACATATGCTAGTTCACATTTCCCTTCTTCGATGCATAAAACTCGg CATGGAGTATTTACAGAACTGTGCAACCATGATTCATGTGTCTGCAGTTGTGAACCATACATTGGCAACCTGAATTTG GTGGTGCCCTTATCTATTTTCATTTGCCGTTGTGAGGCCTTATGGATGAAAGCAGTGCAGTTGGAAAGTAACTGTGGAAATTTGCACGATAACAAGAAATATAGCCTTCAGTTCTGTGAAGGAACATCTCATGTTCAGTCAGTTAGAAAGATTTTTTCAAGTGAAGATCTAGGTGTAACTTTGATTGGAAGTTTGAAG ACTTCTCCATCTTCTGGAAGACTGCAGTTGGTTGATGCAACTGGGAGCATTGATGTTCTTGTACCAGACCTTCCATCAACTCAGGATGCCAGTAGGATATACAAG GTAGTTGACTACAGTCTTGTTATTGAAGGAATGCCCCGGTCTGAGGATTGTACAGGATTGCTTGACAGTGATTTATTTTCATGCAGAAACATCTTTCATCTGATACCGTTGACAAGAAAGATGAACTTAACAGTTTATGTTTACTTTTGCCTGAGGAATTCTATGTGCAGAAATCTTCCCTTTTATCCTTGTACTGGACTTGGAGAAGATTTGAAGAGACTTGAAAGTGAAACGTTTGACCTGCTTTTGGTTACCCACAAATTTCCGGTTCTACAGAAG TTTTCAGGTGATTTGGTGATAGCGAACCCTTCAAGTATGTTTGTGGAGGCCATAATCTTGCCTTGGAAATTATTGTTTTCTGGAAGTGATCAAATTTCATATCCAACTAAGGTTTTAGGGGATGATCCGAAGAATTCCATGGAACCTTCTCCCAAGAGACGGAAGGTTGATCACTCATCAAGCAGGGGTTCAAGTTCCAGTATAATAGGCACTTCCAGTGAGCCAACCAGAGAACTGAGTTCTTGTTCTATTTACATGGAATCTAGTGAGAAACAGAGATATTGTGACTTGAGTTCTCGTAAGATATCTTGTTCAGCTATGATTAGTGGAGTTAACAGTCACAGTCTAGGTTCAGTTATCTTGCATTGCACAAGTGCCAAATCAAGTAATGGCAGCTTTTCCAGACAAAGTGGACAGAAGGTATTGCTGGAGTTTACATCTGAAAGTTTTTACAAGTATCAG TTGTTGCAGATTGGTTGTTATTATATGGCAAAGCATGATGGAGAAGATTCCTTTTGTAATCTCAGGGATTCTAGCTTTTCGAGCAGTGATTATATTCATATCCCTTCCAAGACCCATCTGTGGAGCCTTTTATTTACTCCTGATGAGAACTGTCAAAATAGTTCATCAAAAAATCTTCCATTAGATAATTCTCTGATAAATGATGAGGTGTCTGAAGAGCGTGATGAAGTACTTCTTCAGATGTCCCCTGGAAATGTTTCAGATATATCTCTCTGTCTCCCTGAAAATGCAATCGGTTTTGGAGAGGTAATCCTGACCGAATTGGAAGAGGGCCTGATCAAACCAGTCGTGACACGTGAAGAGGTTTTAATGACTCCGCCTCTTCTGTCACTTGATTTGAACTGCCTATTTCCTCAGGGAAATCTATCATCTTTGTGTGGGCAAGTGGTTGCTGTTCATAGCGTTGAAGAGAATTCTGTCGATTCATTTTTGAACTATCAGAACATTGGTGATCCTCTGCAGCTGAGATTATTGCAGAGAGATACGAGCAGCTGTATTCACGTTTTGGTGGACCATCAGATT GTAAGGCTATCTGGTTCTTGGAGTAAACATTCCTTTCCTGTCGGGTTTGGACCTGGTGTGGATGCAACGTTTCACCGGGTTCTTGAATTGCG GGGGCAAAATAGATGGATGTTGACATCTGCATCATTTATTGTAATCAATTCCATAAGGGCAGTATGCTTTAACAAAAATTCAGTAAGGGTAGTCAATGAATCGTGCAGTGACAAGCGCTCCGGTCCTGCTTCATACGTTCAGAATGATAGGCCTCTAGACATTGTTTCTTCAGGTTTGATTTCTGAGTTGGTACAGTGCTTGGATTCAAAGCCAATGCAGTTTCATTGCAGG GTTGTTGCTATCCATATCGTGGTTTTGGAGAGGAAAATTAGAAATGCCAATGATCAGCCTACAGATCACTTCAGGCCATATCTTGTCAACATCCCGCTTGCTGGTTTTGTTTTGG ACGACGGCTCATCCCCATGTTGTTGCTGGGCTAATTCCGAAAGAGCAGCAACCTTGCTAAGGCTGTATGAAGAATTCCCAGTGTCGGCTTTCGATACCAGTGGCTGGACCTTCAAGTGGATGAGAAAAAACAACAATGCATCTAGTGCCACCGTCTACCATCTTGATAGAATTTTAAAGAACCATGACCGGATTACAGTGAAGAACTTCGGATCAATGTTTGAGTCTTCCTATCAAGATCTCACTGTCTCTGTGAGTTCAGAAAACGCCCTCAGCAGCTACGACGAAAACCTCTTAAAGTTCATAATCTTTCACGCTTGCTTCAGCAAAATTTGG ACGATTGTCGGGAGGATGATGGATTCGAATGCAATCGAGCGGTTGAAGACGGCGAACGTTTTGGAAACGGAGGCGTCTGTGCATTCCATGCAACATGTTTGGGCCAGAGAAGTACACTACACAAGTCCTCTCACCGAGGCCAGGAATGTTTTACAACAACTGCTCGACGGGTGA